In Stenotrophomonas sp. ESTM1D_MKCIP4_1, a single genomic region encodes these proteins:
- a CDS encoding peptidoglycan DD-metalloendopeptidase family protein, whose amino-acid sequence MSADRLSKGVRIGALALLVSTLAACGTATVVRPGGGSSGSTGGSSVSTPKTSVPKPGQTVVVRKGDTIYALARIHDITPADLIAWNRLDNPSQIYPGQVIRLYPAGATGGRAPTTVVTPPRGTAGTTTTVPVATAPVGPVKSNIDWRWPADGAIVGRYVAGDATKQGVDIAGASGAAVRATANGVVVYSGAGLVGYGELIIIKHSDQWLSAYGHNRKRLVNEGQNVKAGEQIAEMGRSGANRDMLHFEIRYNGKPVDPQQYLPAR is encoded by the coding sequence ATGAGTGCAGATCGTCTGAGCAAGGGAGTGCGCATTGGCGCGCTGGCGTTGCTGGTATCCACCCTGGCTGCCTGTGGCACCGCCACCGTCGTGCGGCCGGGCGGCGGCAGCAGTGGCAGCACGGGGGGCAGCAGTGTCAGCACGCCGAAGACGTCGGTGCCCAAGCCCGGGCAGACCGTGGTCGTGCGCAAGGGCGACACGATCTATGCACTGGCCCGCATCCATGACATCACCCCGGCCGACCTGATCGCCTGGAACCGTCTGGACAATCCCTCGCAGATCTACCCTGGCCAGGTCATCCGACTGTATCCGGCCGGTGCCACGGGTGGCCGCGCGCCGACCACGGTGGTGACCCCGCCGCGCGGTACCGCAGGCACGACCACGACGGTACCGGTGGCGACCGCGCCGGTGGGGCCGGTGAAGAGCAACATCGACTGGCGCTGGCCGGCCGACGGCGCGATCGTGGGCCGCTACGTGGCCGGCGATGCGACCAAGCAGGGTGTGGACATTGCCGGCGCAAGCGGCGCTGCCGTGCGTGCCACCGCCAATGGCGTGGTGGTGTACTCCGGCGCCGGCCTGGTGGGCTATGGCGAACTGATCATCATCAAGCACAGTGACCAGTGGCTGTCGGCCTATGGCCACAACCGCAAGCGCCTGGTCAACGAAGGTCAGAACGTCAAGGCGGGTGAGCAGATCGCCGAGATGGGCCGCTCCGGCGCCAACCGCGACATGCTGCACTTCGAGATACGCTACAACGGCAAACCGGTCGACCCGCAGCAGTATCTGCCGGCGCGTTGA
- the ispD gene encoding 2-C-methyl-D-erythritol 4-phosphate cytidylyltransferase encodes MSAAIWAVVPAAGRGARFGAPLPKQYLQAGGQILLAHTLDALLAHPAVAGAMVVIGQDDADWPGWTEWSGKPVLTCVGGATRAASVLAGLQALPDSVRADEFVLVHDAARPNLSLADLGRLLEVGRADPVGAILAAPVRDTLKRAGDDGGIDGTEPRERLWRALTPQLFRRHQLTRALAGAAAGGVEVTDEAMAMERQGQRPLLVEGSEDNFKVTTPADLDRFEFVLSRRAG; translated from the coding sequence GTGAGCGCGGCCATCTGGGCGGTTGTTCCGGCTGCCGGGCGCGGCGCCCGTTTCGGTGCGCCGCTGCCCAAGCAGTACCTGCAGGCGGGCGGGCAGATCCTGCTCGCCCATACCCTGGATGCGCTGCTGGCGCACCCGGCTGTGGCCGGGGCGATGGTGGTGATCGGCCAGGACGATGCCGATTGGCCGGGTTGGACCGAATGGTCCGGCAAGCCGGTACTGACATGCGTGGGCGGGGCAACCCGTGCCGCGTCGGTGCTGGCAGGCCTGCAGGCCTTGCCCGACAGCGTACGCGCTGATGAATTCGTGCTGGTGCACGATGCCGCACGGCCCAACCTGTCGCTGGCCGATCTGGGCCGCCTGCTGGAAGTGGGGCGTGCCGACCCGGTCGGCGCGATCCTCGCCGCCCCGGTGCGCGACACCCTCAAGCGTGCCGGCGACGATGGTGGCATCGATGGCACCGAGCCGCGCGAGCGGCTGTGGCGCGCATTGACGCCGCAGCTGTTCCGTCGCCACCAGCTCACCCGTGCGCTGGCCGGTGCCGCCGCGGGTGGCGTCGAGGTCACCGACGAGGCCATGGCCATGGAGCGTCAGGGTCAGCGCCCGCTGTTGGTCGAAGGCAGCGAGGATAATTTCAAGGTCACGACCCCGGCCGACCTCGACCGTTTTGAGTTCGTACTTTCCCGCCGCGCCGGTTGA
- the surE gene encoding 5'/3'-nucleotidase SurE, translating to MRILVSNDDGVDAAGIRMLAAVLREAGHEVTVVAPDRDRSGASNSLTLDLPIRLKRIDHYTVSVAGTPTDCVHLALTGLLEFEPDIVVSGINNAANLGDDVIYSGTVSAAMEGRFLGLPAVAVSLVTRNHEPKHFETAARAAVEIVARLKADPLPADTILNVNVPDLPWSEVKGFEVTRLGNRHRAEGCIAQKDPRGNEVYWIGPAGREQDSGPGTDFHAVRTGHISITPIQVDLTRYQALEKVASWVGGLSAALDQPA from the coding sequence ATGCGCATCCTGGTCAGTAACGATGATGGCGTCGACGCCGCAGGCATCCGGATGCTTGCCGCCGTGCTGCGTGAGGCCGGCCATGAAGTGACGGTAGTCGCGCCCGACCGGGATCGTTCCGGCGCCAGCAACTCGCTGACCCTGGACCTGCCGATCCGGCTCAAGCGCATCGACCATTACACGGTCTCGGTGGCCGGTACCCCGACCGACTGCGTGCACCTGGCGCTGACCGGACTGCTGGAATTCGAGCCTGACATTGTCGTATCCGGCATCAACAACGCCGCCAATCTCGGCGACGACGTCATCTACTCGGGCACCGTTTCGGCGGCGATGGAAGGGCGCTTTCTCGGACTGCCGGCCGTGGCCGTTTCGCTGGTTACCCGCAACCACGAGCCGAAGCACTTCGAGACCGCCGCGCGCGCTGCGGTGGAGATCGTCGCCCGGCTGAAGGCCGATCCGCTGCCGGCTGACACCATTCTCAACGTCAACGTCCCCGACCTGCCATGGAGCGAGGTCAAGGGCTTTGAAGTGACCCGGCTGGGCAACCGCCATCGTGCTGAAGGCTGCATCGCGCAGAAAGACCCGCGCGGCAACGAGGTGTACTGGATCGGGCCGGCGGGGCGCGAGCAGGATTCCGGCCCGGGCACCGATTTCCACGCCGTGCGTACCGGTCATATCTCGATCACGCCCATCCAGGTCGACCTGACCCGCTACCAGGCGCTGGAAAAAGTGGCCAGCTGGGTCGGCGGACTGAGCGCCGCGCTGGACCAGCCCGCATGA
- the eno gene encoding phosphopyruvate hydratase: MSTIRSIHAREILDSRGNPTLEAEVILEDGSFGRAAVPSGASTGTKEAVELRDGDKTRYLGKGVRKAVDNVNTTIASALQGFEATDQAGLDRRLIDLDGTENKGRLGANALLGVSMAAAHAAAASSKQALWQYLAGKTGATPALPVPMMNIINGGAHADNNVDFQEFMVLPVGFTSFSEALRAGTEIFHSLKSVLKSHGLSTAVGDEGGFAPDFRSNVEALDTILEAIGKAGYTAGEDVLLGLDVASSEFFENGKYNLVGENKRLTSEQFVDFLADWAAQYPIITIEDGLAENDWAGWKLLTDRIGKKVQLVGDDLFVTNPKIFQEGIDSGTANAILIKVNQIGTLSETLEAIAMADRAGYAAVVSHRSGETEDTTIADISVATTATQIKTGSLCRSDRVAKYNQLLRIEEALGASARYAGRDAFVSLKR, translated from the coding sequence ATGAGTACGATCCGCAGCATCCACGCCCGTGAAATCCTCGACAGCCGTGGCAACCCCACGCTGGAAGCCGAAGTCATCCTGGAGGACGGTTCGTTCGGTCGCGCCGCGGTCCCCTCCGGCGCCTCGACCGGCACCAAGGAAGCGGTGGAGCTGCGTGATGGCGACAAGACCCGTTACCTGGGCAAGGGCGTGCGCAAGGCAGTCGACAACGTCAACACCACCATTGCCAGCGCGCTGCAGGGCTTTGAAGCCACTGACCAGGCCGGGCTGGACCGCCGCCTGATCGATCTGGACGGCACCGAGAACAAGGGCCGCCTGGGCGCCAACGCGCTGCTGGGTGTTTCCATGGCCGCCGCGCATGCGGCCGCCGCCTCCAGCAAGCAGGCCCTGTGGCAGTACCTGGCCGGCAAGACCGGCGCAACCCCGGCGCTGCCGGTGCCGATGATGAACATCATCAACGGCGGCGCCCACGCCGACAACAACGTCGACTTCCAGGAATTCATGGTGCTGCCGGTGGGTTTCACCTCGTTCTCCGAAGCGCTGCGCGCTGGTACCGAAATCTTCCATTCGCTGAAGTCGGTGCTGAAGAGCCACGGCCTGAGCACTGCGGTGGGTGACGAAGGCGGTTTCGCGCCGGACTTCCGCAGCAACGTCGAAGCGCTGGACACCATCCTGGAAGCGATCGGCAAGGCCGGCTACACCGCCGGTGAAGACGTGCTGCTGGGCCTTGACGTGGCCTCCAGCGAGTTCTTCGAGAACGGCAAGTACAACCTGGTGGGCGAGAACAAGCGCCTGACCTCCGAACAGTTCGTCGACTTCCTCGCCGACTGGGCCGCGCAGTACCCGATCATCACGATCGAAGACGGCCTGGCCGAGAACGACTGGGCGGGCTGGAAGCTGCTGACCGACCGCATCGGCAAGAAGGTCCAGCTGGTGGGCGACGACCTGTTCGTCACCAACCCGAAGATCTTCCAGGAAGGCATCGACTCGGGCACCGCCAACGCGATCCTGATCAAGGTCAACCAGATCGGCACCCTCAGCGAAACCCTGGAAGCGATCGCCATGGCCGACCGTGCCGGCTACGCCGCCGTGGTCTCGCACCGTTCGGGCGAAACCGAAGACACCACCATCGCCGACATCTCCGTGGCCACCACCGCCACCCAGATCAAGACCGGCTCGCTGTGCCGCAGCGATCGCGTGGCCAAGTACAACCAGCTGCTGCGCATCGAGGAAGCCCTTGGCGCCAGCGCGCGTTACGCCGGTCGTGACGCGTTCGTGTCGCTGAAGCGCTGA
- the truD gene encoding tRNA pseudouridine(13) synthase TruD, which yields MIPVPLAFGEPLLRARIRTTPEDFQVDELPAFEATGEGEHLLLHIRKRGANTVHVAKVLAKWAGLPEMAVSYAGMKDRNAVTTQRFSVHLPKRVAPDLASLASDEIEVIDATWHNRKLQRGALAGNRFKLVLREVQGDAAAIDERLQQIAHRGLPNWFGEQRFGRDGGNVPAALAMFGGRRMRQDQRSLLLSAARSALFNRVLATRVEQGSWDQPLDGEVWMLDGSRSVFGPEPYTDVLAERLARFDIHPSAPLWGEGELRSTDAARALELAALDDEESQALRVGLEGARLKQERRALRLRPALLQHQWLADDVLELSFALPPGCYATALLHELGPVEDASQA from the coding sequence ATGATTCCGGTACCGCTGGCCTTTGGCGAGCCGCTGCTGCGCGCACGCATCCGCACCACGCCGGAGGATTTCCAGGTCGACGAACTGCCGGCTTTCGAGGCCACCGGCGAAGGCGAGCACCTGCTGCTGCACATCCGCAAGCGCGGCGCCAATACGGTGCACGTCGCGAAGGTGCTGGCAAAGTGGGCGGGCCTGCCGGAGATGGCGGTCAGCTATGCGGGCATGAAGGACCGCAACGCGGTCACCACCCAGCGTTTCAGCGTGCACCTGCCCAAGCGCGTCGCCCCCGACCTGGCCAGCCTGGCCAGCGACGAGATCGAAGTGATCGATGCCACCTGGCACAACCGCAAGCTGCAGCGCGGCGCGCTGGCCGGCAACCGCTTCAAGCTGGTGCTGCGCGAGGTGCAGGGCGATGCCGCAGCGATCGACGAGCGCCTGCAGCAGATCGCCCACCGTGGCCTGCCGAACTGGTTCGGCGAACAGCGGTTTGGTCGTGATGGCGGCAACGTGCCTGCGGCGCTGGCCATGTTCGGTGGCCGTCGCATGCGTCAGGACCAGCGTTCACTGCTGCTGTCGGCTGCCCGCTCGGCGTTGTTCAACCGCGTGCTGGCCACGCGCGTGGAGCAGGGCAGCTGGGACCAGCCGCTGGACGGCGAAGTGTGGATGCTGGATGGCAGCCGCAGCGTGTTCGGTCCCGAGCCTTACACCGATGTGCTGGCCGAGCGCCTGGCACGTTTCGACATCCACCCCAGCGCGCCGCTGTGGGGTGAGGGCGAACTGCGCAGTACCGATGCTGCCCGCGCACTGGAACTGGCCGCGCTGGACGATGAGGAGTCGCAGGCGCTGCGAGTGGGACTGGAAGGCGCCCGCCTGAAGCAGGAACGCCGCGCGCTGCGCCTGCGTCCGGCCCTGCTGCAGCATCAGTGGTTGGCCGACGACGTGCTGGAGCTTTCGTTCGCCCTGCCGCCAGGCTGCTACGCCACCGCCCTGCTGCACGAACTCGGCCCGGTCGAAGACGCCTCGCAGGCCTGA
- a CDS encoding YqaA family protein — translation MKIFGPLYERAMKWAAHERAPTYLTVLSFFEAIIFPVMPEVMLAPMCVAQPKRGWWFATLSLAGSMVGAVVGYALGHFAFEAIKPLFEALGMLPAIEQGIATVQGKMAESPWAVFTFLVLGGFMPIPMKVFTWASGIVGVPMPQYLLSMLIGRGKRVYVLAAVIRIGGARAEAALRRWIEPLGWIATALVVVLVAWLVWRSKFA, via the coding sequence ATGAAGATTTTCGGGCCGCTGTACGAGCGGGCGATGAAGTGGGCGGCGCACGAACGCGCGCCGACCTACCTGACGGTGTTGAGTTTCTTTGAAGCCATCATCTTCCCGGTCATGCCGGAGGTGATGCTGGCGCCGATGTGCGTGGCCCAGCCCAAGCGCGGCTGGTGGTTCGCCACCCTCAGCCTGGCCGGCTCGATGGTCGGCGCGGTGGTCGGCTATGCACTGGGGCATTTCGCATTCGAGGCGATCAAGCCTCTGTTCGAGGCGCTGGGCATGCTGCCGGCCATCGAACAGGGCATCGCCACCGTGCAGGGCAAGATGGCCGAGTCGCCATGGGCGGTGTTCACCTTCCTGGTGCTGGGCGGGTTCATGCCCATCCCGATGAAGGTCTTCACGTGGGCTTCGGGTATCGTCGGGGTGCCGATGCCACAGTACCTGCTGAGCATGTTGATCGGCCGCGGCAAGCGCGTGTACGTGCTGGCGGCGGTCATCCGTATCGGCGGTGCCCGTGCCGAAGCGGCGCTGCGTCGCTGGATTGAACCGCTGGGCTGGATCGCCACCGCGCTGGTGGTGGTGCTGGTCGCCTGGCTTGTATGGAGGTCGAAGTTCGCATGA
- a CDS encoding Smr/MutS family protein, with protein sequence MSHPDDEDPAALFRAAIGEVKPLRKEVEPAPAAPRPKPRARMAERDEAEAAGEFARLLRDSSPLEAGDTASYRRDNLPPRMFQRLKRGQYSVQDELDLHGATAAQAEALLRQFLLEAHAHEYGCVRIIHGKGLQSDGGAPVLKNLVDRLLRLRNDVLAFHSAPTGQGGTGAVLVLLARR encoded by the coding sequence ATGTCCCACCCTGATGACGAAGATCCGGCCGCCCTGTTCCGCGCGGCCATCGGCGAAGTGAAACCGCTGCGCAAGGAAGTCGAACCGGCGCCTGCCGCGCCGCGACCGAAACCGCGCGCGCGCATGGCCGAACGCGACGAAGCCGAGGCGGCGGGTGAGTTCGCCCGCCTGCTGCGCGACAGCAGTCCACTGGAAGCCGGCGATACCGCCAGCTACCGGCGCGACAACCTGCCGCCGCGCATGTTCCAGCGCCTCAAGCGCGGCCAGTATTCCGTGCAGGACGAACTGGACCTGCACGGTGCCACCGCCGCACAGGCCGAGGCGCTGCTGCGGCAGTTCCTGCTGGAAGCGCACGCGCACGAGTACGGCTGCGTGCGCATCATCCATGGCAAGGGCCTGCAGTCCGATGGCGGCGCACCGGTGCTGAAGAATCTTGTCGACCGTCTGCTACGGCTGCGCAACGACGTGCTGGCCTTCCATTCGGCACCGACCGGCCAGGGCGGCACCGGCGCAGTGCTGGTGCTGCTGGCGCGGCGTTGA
- a CDS encoding Mth938-like domain-containing protein encodes MQLNHEPPDYAYSLRAADGRSAKVNDQVLGQSFFLTPDQLVAQWPVRQAAELQLADLEPILALNPALIILGTGERQVFPPAAVMAACLSRGIGLEVMNNPAAARTFNILAGEGRKVAAAFILEG; translated from the coding sequence ATGCAGCTGAACCACGAACCGCCCGATTACGCCTACAGCCTGCGCGCCGCCGACGGCCGTTCGGCCAAGGTCAACGACCAGGTGCTGGGGCAGAGCTTCTTCCTGACCCCCGACCAGCTGGTTGCGCAATGGCCGGTGCGCCAGGCAGCCGAGCTGCAGCTGGCCGACCTGGAACCGATCCTGGCGCTGAACCCGGCCCTGATCATCCTGGGCACCGGCGAGCGCCAGGTGTTTCCGCCGGCCGCAGTGATGGCGGCCTGCCTCTCGCGCGGTATCGGCCTGGAAGTGATGAACAATCCGGCTGCGGCGCGCACGTTCAACATCCTTGCCGGCGAAGGCCGCAAGGTGGCCGCCGCCTTCATTCTGGAAGGTTGA
- the ispF gene encoding 2-C-methyl-D-erythritol 2,4-cyclodiphosphate synthase: protein MSTAPFPPVRIGQGYDVHAFGEGDHIMLGGIRVAHSCGVLAHSDGDVILHALCDAMLGAIALGDIGQHFPPSDDRWKGADSSDFVRHCDSLLRERGWRVGNTDITVICERPKVGPHALAMRERIGGLLQLPLDAVSVKATTSEKLGFTGRGEGIAAQAVVLLVAA from the coding sequence ATGAGCACTGCTCCGTTCCCGCCCGTCCGCATCGGCCAGGGCTACGACGTCCATGCCTTCGGTGAAGGCGACCACATCATGCTGGGCGGCATCCGCGTGGCGCACAGCTGCGGCGTGCTTGCGCACAGCGATGGCGATGTGATCCTGCACGCGCTGTGCGATGCCATGCTCGGCGCCATCGCGCTGGGCGACATCGGCCAGCATTTCCCGCCCAGCGATGACCGCTGGAAGGGCGCGGACAGCAGCGATTTCGTCCGCCACTGCGACAGCCTGCTGCGCGAGCGCGGCTGGCGCGTCGGCAACACCGACATCACCGTCATCTGCGAGCGGCCCAAGGTCGGCCCGCATGCACTGGCGATGCGTGAACGCATCGGCGGCCTGCTGCAGCTGCCGCTGGACGCGGTGAGCGTCAAGGCCACCACGTCGGAGAAGCTTGGCTTCACCGGTCGTGGCGAAGGCATCGCCGCGCAGGCCGTGGTCCTGCTGGTGGCGGCATGA
- a CDS encoding protein-L-isoaspartate(D-aspartate) O-methyltransferase, with translation MSPRLRLQPEAVGIGMTSQRVRDRLVDRLREAGIVDESTLNAIRVVPRHLFIDEALASRAYEDTALPIGHGQTISQPWVVARMTEAVLQVAPKKVLEVGTGSGYQAAVLGAVGVEVYTVERIGDLLRQARKRFRALGMNIRTKHDDGRVGWAEHGPFDAVVVTAAAPALVDALVEQLAVGGRLVAPVGGPGGQSLVQLDRKDDGSIEQRVLAPVTFVPLLSGMLD, from the coding sequence ATGAGCCCACGCCTGCGCCTGCAACCGGAAGCCGTCGGCATCGGCATGACCTCGCAGCGGGTGCGCGACCGCCTGGTGGATCGCCTGCGCGAGGCCGGCATCGTCGACGAGTCCACGCTGAACGCGATCCGGGTGGTTCCGCGGCATCTGTTCATCGACGAGGCCCTGGCCTCGCGCGCCTACGAAGACACCGCTCTGCCGATCGGCCATGGCCAGACCATTTCCCAGCCATGGGTGGTGGCCCGGATGACCGAGGCGGTGCTGCAGGTGGCGCCGAAAAAGGTGCTGGAAGTCGGCACCGGTTCGGGCTACCAGGCAGCCGTGCTCGGCGCGGTGGGCGTGGAGGTCTACACCGTCGAGCGTATCGGTGACCTGCTGCGGCAGGCGCGCAAGCGCTTCCGCGCGCTGGGCATGAACATCCGCACCAAGCATGACGACGGCCGGGTCGGCTGGGCCGAGCACGGTCCTTTCGATGCGGTGGTGGTCACGGCGGCGGCACCGGCCCTGGTCGATGCCCTGGTCGAGCAGCTGGCAGTGGGCGGACGTCTGGTGGCACCGGTGGGCGGCCCCGGCGGCCAGTCGCTGGTGCAGCTGGACCGCAAGGACGACGGCAGCATCGAACAACGCGTGCTGGCACCGGTCACGTTCGTGCCGTTGCTGTCTGGCATGCTCGATTGA
- the ftsB gene encoding cell division protein FtsB, with protein MRDWRWLLLLLALLLAWLQYRFWFGPGNSGEVMMLEAQVANQERDNEGLQQRNDALAAEVKDLKEGQAAIEERARSELGMIKPGEKFYRVVEDAPVRPAQAAPGAAQVGDHPADVP; from the coding sequence ATGCGCGACTGGCGCTGGCTGCTGTTGCTGCTGGCCCTGCTGCTGGCATGGCTGCAGTACCGTTTCTGGTTCGGCCCGGGCAATTCGGGTGAAGTGATGATGCTCGAAGCCCAGGTCGCCAACCAGGAACGCGATAATGAAGGTCTGCAGCAGCGCAACGATGCGCTGGCTGCTGAAGTGAAGGACCTCAAGGAAGGCCAGGCCGCCATTGAAGAACGCGCGCGCAGCGAGCTGGGCATGATCAAGCCCGGCGAGAAGTTCTACCGCGTGGTGGAGGATGCGCCGGTCCGTCCGGCGCAGGCTGCACCGGGCGCGGCGCAGGTCGGTGACCACCCGGCGGACGTGCCGTGA
- the rlmE gene encoding 23S rRNA (uridine(2552)-2'-O)-methyltransferase RlmE, producing the protein MATRSKSSQRWLKEHFSDPFVKKAQAEGMRSRAAYKLEELLERDRLLKPHMVVVDLGAAPGGWSQQVRRQIGDTGRVLALDILDMPPLAGVEFLHGDFREEAVLSQFEAMLGDQPVDLVLSDMAPNKSGVGAVDQPRMMHLAELALDFADNHLKTGGAFLIKLFQGEGFDDYVREMRRRYDKVSIRKPEASRKRSPEVYALGQGKRAHMK; encoded by the coding sequence ATGGCCACCCGTAGCAAAAGCAGCCAGCGCTGGCTCAAGGAACACTTCTCCGACCCCTTCGTGAAGAAGGCGCAGGCCGAAGGCATGCGCTCGCGTGCGGCCTACAAGCTCGAAGAGCTGCTCGAACGTGACCGGCTGCTGAAGCCGCATATGGTGGTGGTCGACCTCGGTGCGGCCCCGGGGGGCTGGTCTCAGCAGGTCCGGAGACAGATCGGCGACACCGGCCGGGTGCTTGCCCTGGACATCCTGGACATGCCGCCGCTGGCCGGCGTGGAGTTCCTTCACGGTGACTTCAGGGAAGAAGCCGTCCTATCGCAGTTTGAAGCCATGCTCGGGGATCAGCCGGTAGACCTTGTGCTGTCGGACATGGCCCCCAATAAGAGTGGTGTGGGCGCGGTCGACCAGCCGCGGATGATGCACCTGGCCGAGCTTGCGCTGGACTTCGCCGACAACCACCTCAAGACCGGTGGGGCGTTCCTGATCAAGCTGTTCCAGGGCGAGGGCTTTGACGATTACGTGCGCGAAATGCGCCGCCGGTACGACAAGGTCTCCATCCGCAAGCCGGAAGCCTCGCGCAAGCGCTCGCCCGAGGTGTATGCCTTGGGACAGGGAAAACGCGCCCACATGAAGTAA
- the yhbY gene encoding ribosome assembly RNA-binding protein YhbY: protein MSIALTASQTRFLRGQAHDLKALLQTGGKGITPAFIAELNEVLERHELVKVKVAAEDRDARDAMIAEIAEATEAALVQRIGHVAVLYRPSKEQRQIVLPRG from the coding sequence ATGTCCATCGCCCTGACCGCTTCCCAGACCCGTTTCCTGCGCGGCCAAGCCCACGACCTCAAGGCTCTGCTGCAGACCGGCGGCAAGGGCATCACCCCGGCTTTCATCGCCGAGCTGAACGAAGTCCTGGAACGCCACGAACTGGTCAAGGTGAAGGTTGCCGCCGAGGACCGCGACGCCCGTGACGCGATGATCGCCGAGATCGCCGAGGCCACCGAGGCGGCGCTGGTGCAGCGCATCGGCCACGTCGCCGTGCTGTACCGCCCGAGCAAGGAACAGCGCCAGATCGTGCTGCCGCGCGGCTGA